In the genome of Pseudomonadota bacterium, the window GACTTTCATATCGTACGTGATTTCGTCATTTCGAAACCATCGCCAAGACAAACCCCATTGAATCATTCACCATCCAGGACGACCGATCAAAAAGAAAAAGCCGGGGACGAACCCCGGCTTTAGCGGACCTGAAAAGTTCAGGCCTGGATCTTAGAAGACGTGTTGGAACTGAACGTAAATGATGGTTTCTTCATCATCCTTGACGCCCTGAACATCGTCACCCATTTGGTATTCGAACTGGATCTTGTCTTTGTGTTTGCTGAAGAACCAATTCGCGCCGATAGACATACGGGTCCAAGTCTCGTCCCAGGCATCGGCGTCGAGGCCTTGGTAACCGGCGACGATTTCCAGCTTGCTGGGAACGACCATGAAGCCGCCTTCCACGGAATAGGTGGCGAAATCACCCGACCCGTCCTCAATCAAACCGCCACTGAAGCTGTCGCTGTTCGTATCGGAACTATAAGAGTTGTACTCCGCATCAACGGAAAGACCCGCACCGCGAACGGCAACGTCGGCACCGTAGCCGGTGACGCTTTCGTATTCACCCGGAGCGACAATTGCCGGATCGGCGCCGGCGTAGGTGTCGTCGTCGTTGCTCCAAGTGTAAGCGTTCACACCAACGCCGAGCTGGAACTTGTCACGAGCGAAGTCGCCCTGGGCCTTTTTGAACTTACCCATGGGATAGAAATCGAGTCGACCGGCGACCATGTAACCGAAGTACTCGGCATCTTCACTGGTGCGGCTTTCCCAGTCCAGTTTGCTGGTGGACGGGTCAATACCCGCATTATAGACACCAACCTGATACTGGAAATTGTCGCCGCCCTTGATGGAAATAC includes:
- a CDS encoding porin; protein product: DPAVGPDADATDDFFLRRMRFYIEGSVTENWSGIWQVDFGKESENPAIKDAYIQYSGLSAGKIIIGNHNAPFSRELLTSSKRQQLVERTFVGDHNYGTPDRQMGISIKGGDNFQYQVGVYNAGIDPSTSKLDWESRTSEDAEYFGYMVAGRLDFYPMGKFKKAQGDFARDKFQLGVGVNAYTWSNDDDTYAGADPAIVAPGEYESVTGYGADVAVRGAGLSVDAEYNSYSSDTNSDSFSGGLIEDGSGDFATYSVEGGFMVVPSKLEIVAGYQGLDADAWDETWTRMSIGANWFFSKHKDKIQFEYQMGDDVQGVKDDEETIIYVQFQHVF